The Vigna unguiculata cultivar IT97K-499-35 chromosome 1, ASM411807v1, whole genome shotgun sequence nucleotide sequence ACACAAAAGGAAAAACTCCATTTTCCATGGAAATTGTTCTTCAAGACCAAGAGGTATCTTCCTTCAACTATAAACTGCTTTTATTTCTTGACttttcctaaatttttttttacccaaAAGTTTACATATGTTTTTGTAAGTTTAAATGTGCttctcttttttcatttatgaatCTTTATTTTCAGGGTGTACTAATCCATGCATCTGTTAGACGCACATTGATATACAAATTCCAGTCTGAAATCAAAGAGGACAAGGTTTACAGCATCCAATCTTTCAGTGTTTCATGTAATGGTGGTTCTTATAGAACCACAAAACATGCCTATAAGATCAACTTCCAATTTGGAACCAAGGTCAATATGGTGCAAAGTACCTTAGTTCCGAAAACTACAACTTCATACACCCCTTTTTCAACCATCATAGCTGATGGTTTTGACACAGATTACTTAGTTAGTAAGTATGTTTtccttatttttcttcatttttttgtataactttttgttaatttattttctctgtttttccTCTTTTTGTAGATGTGATTGGAATGTTTACTGCTGTTGGAACAGAGAGGGAGCTAGAGAAAGCTGgtaagaaaaccaaaatgaatGTCATCCTTATTGAAGCTGATGGGTAAGCAGAtctcatttgtttttgttctttattgttttttatttttcttcatgtaTTTCATATGCTTCTcttttgatgttatttttaacattcaatAGTTTGCAACTGGAGTGTACTTTATTTGGTCAATATGTTGATATGTTAAATGCATTTCTGGCCTCTGGAGAGGATCAACATGTTGTCATTGCTTTGCATTATTGCAAAGTGAAGACCTTCCAAGGTAACTAACATAAACCACATTATTACAGTtgtattaatgaataaaaatcttTTTGACATTTTATCTTTTGTAGATAAAGTTTCTATTCAAAACTGTATGAACTGTACCAAGATTATCTTTAACTGTGATGGTGAAGATGCAAccaagttgaaaaaaatgtaagtctatatacataacatatatctttttttatacatagatatatgtatatctttgtaatataaaatatttttttaatgtaggATGTGGGATAATACTGAATCTCCTTCTCAAGCTCTTACCCAACTTTCTGCTTCTTCTAAAGTTAGCTTAGAAGATGATTTCATTAAGCTGCATCCTAGGAGTTCAATTGAAGGTCTAAAAGATTTTAAGCAGGTTCAAATATTTGTATCTATGTTcaacatgaatttttttatttaatgactatcttttttcataattttatattctaaattttacagGAAAGTACTTTTGTAGTAAAAGCTACTATCAAACATGTGCTAGATCATGATGATTGGTGGTATACAGCATGTATCTGCAACAAAGCAGTTTATCCTGattccaaaatgtttttttgtgaaaagtgTAACAAGCATGTCATTAAGGTTACACCTAggtaatattttcaatattcacataatgattttattaatataatattaagtaAACTTAATaatgttcatattttttttttgttttttttaggtttaaactGAAACTTCGTGTAATTGATTCTACGGATTCTACaacttttgttgtatttgatcGTGATGCAAGTGCAATGTTGAAGAAATCATGCTCTGACATTCTTGAATTGCAAGACAAGGTTAAGTTTTTAATCTAATCATTTCTGCTTATATTGTTGacatttaacttaaatgttttatataatttt carries:
- the LOC114181510 gene encoding uncharacterized protein LOC114181510, whose product is MFTAVGTERELEKAGKKTKMNVILIEADGLQLECTLFGQYVDMLNAFLASGEDQHVVIALHYCKVKTFQDKVSIQNCMNCTKIIFNCDGEDATKLKKMMWDNTESPSQALTQLSASSKVSLEDDFIKLHPRSSIEGLKDFKQVQIFVSMFNMNFFI